From one Nonomuraea polychroma genomic stretch:
- a CDS encoding MoaD/ThiS family protein, with translation MAIEVRIPTILRNYTDGAKAVSAEGATLDELITNLESRHPGIKDRLVDEGGLRRFVNVYLNDEDVRFLGGLGTPVSDGDTVTVLPAVAGG, from the coding sequence ATGGCCATCGAGGTTCGCATTCCGACCATTCTGCGCAACTACACCGACGGCGCGAAGGCCGTGAGCGCCGAGGGCGCTACCCTCGACGAGCTGATCACCAATCTTGAGTCCCGCCACCCGGGCATCAAGGACCGCCTCGTCGACGAGGGCGGCCTGCGCCGCTTCGTCAACGTCTACCTGAACGACGAGGACGTGCGCTTCCTCGGCGGCCTGGGCACGCCGGTGTCCGACGGTGACACGGTGACCGTGCTCCCTGCTGTCGCCGGCGGGTGA
- a CDS encoding PLP-dependent cysteine synthase family protein has protein sequence MRFESLIDSVGRTPLVGLPRLSPSADVRIWAKLEDRNPTGSIKDRPALWMVEQAEKDGRLTPGCTILEPTSGNTGISLAMSAKLKGYKLICVMPENTSEERRQLLRMWGAEIISSPAAGGSNEAVRVAKELAAKNPSWVMLYQYGNPANWRSHYETTGPEILEDLPTVTHFVAGLGTTGTLMGVGRFLRERVPGVQIVAAEPRYGELVYGLRNVDEGFIPELYDESVLTTRFSVGSADALRRTRELLASEGIFAGVSTGAALHAALGVAAKAVKAGERADVVFVVADGGWKYLSTGAYEGTLEEAEDRLEGQLWA, from the coding sequence ATGCGTTTCGAATCGCTGATCGACTCGGTGGGCCGCACGCCGCTCGTCGGCCTGCCGAGGTTGTCGCCGTCCGCCGACGTACGCATCTGGGCCAAGCTCGAGGACCGCAACCCGACCGGCTCGATCAAGGACCGGCCCGCGCTGTGGATGGTGGAGCAGGCCGAGAAGGACGGCCGGCTCACGCCCGGCTGCACGATCCTGGAGCCCACCAGCGGCAACACCGGCATCTCGCTCGCGATGTCGGCCAAGCTCAAGGGCTACAAGCTGATCTGCGTCATGCCGGAGAACACCTCAGAGGAGCGGCGCCAGCTGCTGCGCATGTGGGGCGCCGAGATCATCTCCTCCCCGGCGGCGGGCGGCTCGAACGAGGCCGTGCGCGTGGCCAAGGAACTGGCGGCGAAGAACCCCTCCTGGGTGATGCTCTACCAGTACGGAAACCCGGCCAACTGGCGCTCGCACTACGAGACCACGGGCCCGGAGATCCTCGAGGACCTGCCGACCGTCACCCACTTCGTAGCGGGGCTGGGCACGACCGGGACGCTGATGGGCGTGGGGCGGTTCCTGCGCGAGCGGGTGCCCGGCGTGCAGATCGTCGCCGCCGAGCCGCGTTACGGCGAGCTGGTCTACGGGCTGCGTAACGTGGACGAGGGGTTCATCCCCGAGCTCTACGACGAGTCGGTGCTGACCACCCGGTTCTCGGTCGGCTCCGCGGACGCGCTGCGGCGTACCCGCGAGCTGCTGGCCTCGGAGGGCATCTTCGCCGGCGTCTCGACCGGAGCCGCGCTGCACGCGGCGCTCGGGGTGGCCGCGAAGGCGGTCAAGGCGGGAGAGCGCGCCGACGTCGTGTTCGTGGTGGCCGACGGCGGCTGGAAATACCTGTCCACGGGAGCTTACGAGGGCACCTTGGAGGAGGCGGAAGACCGCCTCGAAGGCCAGCTCTGGGCCTGA
- a CDS encoding DUF3352 domain-containing protein yields MSANNPPYGQDPDRTTAYNWNQGQPYPPQQPYPQQSHGQEGAYGQQQQPQYGQQQPHGQGYEQQAYGQQQPQYGQPAYDQQQPQYGQQAYGQQQPAYGQQAQGGWQQEQLQQGGWQQEQSWQQGQYAQSGWQQQGPDGFGPPQPAKKSRKGWVIAAAATLAVVLLGGGAVWAVGAIGGGGTQPNDVLPANSIAYARLDLDPAANQKLALFALARKFTVTKESFTGDDPRKALFDTINKDSDNKIDFAKDVDPWLGSRIGFAAVPSGKEEPDFAVAVQVKDQEQAKAGIAKLMDGDKYGIAFRDDYALLTANQALADKYAQAEGSLADNAEFSEDMGAVGEQGVLSFWADMNGLIGLAKADLTAEQQAAVDKVKDARFAGALRFDSAYVELAGTVRGATGMLPQGDLPKANLGILPATTAGALSISGLDQVVTKQWAEIEKQAAASGAAEIKQLIEQAKTQFGLQLPGDLATVFGKNFTVAVDSQGLNSNQIKGGVRIATDPAKAQAILDKIQQAMTASGQPAPQIAKMAGDGVFTVATTDEYAKKLAEEGTLGDSETFQTAIADPDGATSALFVDLDKIENLYLKNMQGDEKANLRVLRAIGVSATQTDTEATFSMRVLFN; encoded by the coding sequence ATGTCTGCGAATAATCCCCCTTACGGCCAGGATCCTGACCGGACCACGGCGTACAACTGGAACCAGGGGCAGCCGTACCCTCCGCAGCAGCCATACCCCCAGCAGTCCCACGGCCAGGAGGGGGCTTACGGCCAGCAGCAGCAGCCGCAATACGGGCAGCAGCAGCCTCATGGCCAGGGCTACGAACAGCAGGCCTACGGGCAGCAGCAGCCGCAGTACGGGCAGCCGGCATACGACCAGCAGCAGCCGCAATACGGGCAACAGGCATATGGGCAGCAGCAGCCGGCGTACGGGCAGCAGGCTCAGGGTGGCTGGCAGCAGGAGCAGTTGCAGCAGGGCGGCTGGCAGCAGGAGCAGAGCTGGCAGCAGGGCCAGTACGCGCAGTCAGGATGGCAGCAGCAGGGCCCCGACGGCTTCGGCCCGCCCCAGCCGGCCAAGAAGAGCCGCAAGGGCTGGGTGATCGCGGCCGCCGCGACGCTCGCGGTGGTGCTGCTCGGCGGCGGCGCCGTGTGGGCCGTGGGCGCCATCGGCGGCGGCGGCACGCAGCCGAACGACGTCCTGCCCGCCAACTCCATCGCCTACGCCCGCCTCGACCTGGACCCGGCCGCGAACCAGAAGCTCGCGCTGTTCGCGCTCGCCAGGAAGTTCACGGTCACCAAGGAGTCCTTCACCGGCGACGACCCGCGCAAGGCGCTGTTCGACACCATCAACAAGGACTCCGACAACAAGATCGACTTTGCCAAGGACGTCGACCCGTGGCTGGGCAGCAGGATCGGCTTCGCCGCCGTCCCCTCCGGCAAGGAGGAGCCCGACTTCGCGGTGGCCGTCCAGGTCAAGGACCAGGAGCAGGCCAAGGCCGGCATCGCCAAGCTGATGGACGGCGACAAGTACGGCATCGCCTTCCGTGACGACTACGCGCTCCTCACCGCCAACCAGGCGCTGGCCGACAAGTATGCGCAGGCCGAAGGCAGCCTGGCCGACAACGCCGAGTTCAGCGAGGACATGGGCGCGGTCGGCGAGCAGGGTGTGCTGTCCTTCTGGGCCGACATGAACGGTCTGATAGGCCTGGCCAAGGCGGACTTGACCGCCGAGCAGCAGGCGGCCGTCGACAAGGTCAAGGACGCCAGGTTCGCCGGCGCCCTGCGCTTCGACAGCGCCTACGTCGAGCTCGCCGGCACGGTCCGCGGCGCCACGGGCATGCTGCCCCAGGGCGACCTGCCCAAGGCCAACCTGGGCATCCTGCCCGCCACCACGGCAGGCGCGCTGTCGATCTCCGGCCTGGACCAGGTCGTCACCAAGCAGTGGGCCGAGATCGAGAAGCAGGCCGCGGCGTCCGGGGCGGCGGAGATCAAGCAGCTCATCGAGCAGGCCAAGACCCAGTTCGGTCTGCAACTGCCGGGTGACCTCGCCACGGTCTTCGGCAAGAACTTCACGGTCGCGGTGGACAGCCAGGGCCTGAACAGCAACCAGATCAAGGGCGGCGTACGCATCGCCACCGACCCGGCCAAGGCGCAGGCCATCCTCGACAAGATCCAGCAGGCGATGACCGCCAGCGGGCAGCCCGCTCCCCAGATCGCCAAGATGGCCGGCGACGGCGTCTTCACGGTGGCGACGACGGACGAGTACGCCAAGAAGCTGGCCGAGGAGGGCACGCTGGGCGACTCGGAGACGTTCCAGACCGCGATCGCGGACCCGGACGGGGCGACGTCGGCCCTCTTCGTCGACCTCGACAAGATCGAGAACCTCTACCTGAAGAACATGCAGGGCGACGAGAAGGCGAACCTGCGGGTGCTGCGGGCCATCGGCGTCAGCGCCACCCAGACCGACACGGAGGCGACGTTCTCGATGCGGGTCCTGTTCAACTGA